Proteins co-encoded in one Theileria equi strain WA chromosome 3, complete sequence genomic window:
- a CDS encoding signal peptide-containing protein (encoded by transcript BEWA_003040A), with amino-acid sequence MKILVGFCAFLALKFGYCAGTLKTYRGIDSYVYEFHNEAYFEEGDFYGKVIDGEFERISKTAPVRPPAPITLNICDPDAESLDINTSDCEYGVTIQKFSPEHGFVIKSVVDSHRKVWEAFGDEKCLYVLLMTSYTSDIITLEIESEGKLDPIYFSREYGRWRSITEEGFNERFRRMGELSSLNKYL; translated from the coding sequence ATGAAGATTCTCGTTGGTTTCTGCGCATTCCTGGCGCTAAAGTTTGGTTACTGTGCAGGAACGTTGAAAACGTACCGTGGAATTGATAGTTATGTCTACGAGTTTCACAATGAAGCGTACTTTGAGGAAGGTGACTTTTACGGTAAGGTGATTGATGGAGAATTTGAAAGAATCTCCAAGACTGCTCCCGTCAGACCGCCGGCTCCAATCACACTCAACATTTGCGACCCAGATGCTGAAAGCCTGGACATTAACACGTCAGACTGCGAGTATGGTGTGACTATCCAAAAGTTTTCCCCGGAACATGGCTTCGTTATCAAGTCAGTTGTGGATTCCCACAGGAAAGTATGGGAGGCCTTTGGAGACGAAAAGTGTCTCTACGTCCTCCTCATGACGAGTTACACGTCTGACATTATTACCTTGGAGATTGAGAGTGAGGGCAAGTTGGATCCCATTTATTTTTCCAGGGAGTATGGAAGATGGAGGTCGATAACGGAGGAGGGATTTAACGAGAGATTCAGGCGCATGGGAGAATTGTCTTCTCTGAACAAGTACCTATAA
- a CDS encoding adaptin, epsilon, putative (encoded by transcript BEWA_003050A): MIPILLPLVLQCVEDEHEIVRKKAIMAVRRIYMHNPDAIENILNILQKGICDLNPSVMGAALNLLDEVLKRKNCSNIISPLVSILNQICDHRLPPEYDYHKVPAPFIQIHIISLFGQLCKNEKQSNLVYECLHKVIQSLEHLQSGNLISQAILYECVKTIALIYPNDSLASLASMCIGRCLTSSLNNLRYIGIASLSLLVKLNLTFAAENQMIVVSCLEDPDETIKRRTLDLLYRMTNSKNVNTIVTQFIKHISTSTDVYQSLDLVKKVTFLSEKFAPDAKWYMDTIVELMIVATNMVDLDVLYNLIHVLKEQCTQEEFRETVLDKMSSLSLKDNLPDLVIKLISWSIGDLVPTMQEPSAYVNILEKLLDSTDEQLTICWILGALRNLICSGCTIPDELQEKLLELEGRNCNNISQRCKEVRVLQDKGYKIDMYVSAYTMKAFRHHENYDLQLGFLKDFVSKSIESGARVYERPKVEVEEEMDVYVPGLKFQPYATEPSLMYAYHEGVLDTSGTQDNDNAQAIDYTKKVICDRVPKVWGPTGYSDTRPSEVAEDPIEAEEHVESDHAISDTETAYTPGPQHVSLEVGDDLQKKRQEMARALFSGLS, encoded by the exons ATGATCCCTATACTTTTACCCCTAGTTCTGCAATGtgttgaagatgaacaTGAAATTGTAAGGAAAAAGGCCATTATGGCAGTAAGGAGGATTTATATGCACAACCCTGATGCCATTGAGAATATTCTAAACATACTTCAAAAGGGGATTTGTGATTTGAATCCGAGTGTAATGGGCGCTGCCCTAAATTTGCTTGATGAAGTtttgaagaggaaaaaTTGCTCAAATATAATATCACCTTTGGTATCGATTTTAAACCAAATTTGTGATCACAGGTTACCTCCGGAGTACGACTATCATAAGGTGCCAGCTCCGTTCATACAGATTCATATAATATCTCTATTTGGTCAACTCTGCAAAAATGAGAAACAATCAAATTTGGTCTATGAGTGTCTACATAAGGTCATTCAATCATTGGAACATTTGCAATCTGGAAATCTCATTTCTCAGGCTATACTTTACGAATGCGTAAAGACTATCGCTCTCATTTATCCAAATGATTCTCTCGCATCACTGGCTTCCATGTGCATTGGTAGATGTCTTACCTCCTCACTAAATAACCTACGGTACATTGGAATCGCATCCCTGAGTCTCCTTGTTAAACTCAATCTCACATTTGCAGCAGAGAACCAGATGATTGTTGTTTCTTGTCTGGAGGATCCAGACGAAACAATTAAAAGGAGAACTCTGGACCTCTTATATCGCATGACAAATtcaaaaaatgtaaatactATTGTAACTCAATTTATAAAACACATAAG TACCTCTACTGATGTATATCAAAGTTTGGATTTGGTGAAAAAGGTAACCTTTCTTTCAGAAAAGTTCGCGCCAGATGCAAAGTGGTATATGGACACGATTGTAGAGCTGATGATTGTTGCTACGAATATGGTTGATTTAGATGTGCTCTATAATCTAATTCACGTTTTGAAGGAGCAGTGTACTCAGGAGGAATTTAGAGAAACTGTGCTTGATAAAATGTCAAGTTTGAGTCTAAAGGACAATTTGCCAGACCTTGTAATAAAGCTCATTTCATGGTCAATTGGTGACCTTGTACCAACTATGCAGGAACCCTCAGCCTATGTGAATATTCTTGAGAAACTGTTGGACAG CACGGATGAACAGTTGACGATATGTTGGATTTTGGGGGCACTTCGTAATCTAATTTGCAGTGGCTGCACAATTCCAGATGAACTTCAGGAGAAACTCTTGGAGTTGGAGGGAAGAAACTGCAACAACATCTCACAAAGGTGCAAGGAAGTTAGAGTATTGCAAGACAAGGGCTACAAGATCGACATGTACGTTTCTGCATACACAATGAAAGCCTTTAGGCACCACGAAAATTACGATTTACAACTCGGATTCTTGAAGGATTTCGTCTCAAAGAGTATCGAATCTGGAGCAAGGGTGTATGAGAGACCAAAGGTAGAAGTAGAGGAGGAAATGGATGTTTACGTACCAGGGCTGAAATTCCAGCCGTACGCCACCGAGCCTTCTCTAATGTATGCATACCACGAGGGAGTCTTGGATACTTCTGGTACACAAGATAACGATAATGCTCAGGCTATAG ATTACACGAAAAAGGTCATTTGCGATCGCGTTCCAAAGGTCTGGGGACCAACGGGATACTCCGATACTCGACCCAGCGAAGTCGCAGAGGACCCAATCGAGGCTGAAGAACACGTGGAAAGCGACCACGCAATCTCTGATACGGAGACTGCGTATACGCCGGGGCCGCAACACGTATCGCTGGAAGTTGGCGATGATCTACAAAAGAAGAGGCAGGAGATGGCAAGAGCGCTCTTTAGCGGCCTTTCTTGA